The following are encoded together in the Humulus lupulus chromosome 5, drHumLupu1.1, whole genome shotgun sequence genome:
- the LOC133779572 gene encoding uncharacterized protein LOC133779572 has translation MADQIAQPSEGTTTTADVSNANSVETTSGQTEKENPVTSSESVQKEPSTRSQQETIPESVPFATPSVPASIFAVSPTPGRRSKTTERKKVLALSGPIGSSVLGTSSKEVTFPNLDAEPILASAVSLASPEGQIKAKPALATSQSKSISTEAMSDPFDHDSESLLSPDVLTPKAKGKRKTKAVETMKGKKAKVAQSKGTSSIFDSSPLSRFKLKAKINPPPCTSSEDVSPEMEDSQPELDPSLTEPNPEVPLDDLAEETESEEDPSEASPVASNPKGTTPLAFPELSSKLAKQKVYVRGLLYKFSPSEIAKALNLVPVEIDDSIEFAKDQVLSELVVKDDHPPSTTRKFKGINLAGPASGNVVTDSPAVPTDLAAVQTGIQSLSDRFSQMEES, from the exons atggcaGATCAGATAGCACAGCCTTCGGAGGGGACAACAACCACTGCTGACGTATCAAACGCCAATTCTGTCGAAACAACATCTGggcaaacagagaaggaaaatccagttacTTCCTCTGAATCCgttcaaaaagaaccatcaaccaga TCTCAGCAGGAGACAATTCCTGAATCAGTTCCCTTTGCCACTCCTTCGGTCCCAGCATCAATCTTTGCTGTCTCTCCTACTCCAGGTCGTCGTTCTAAAACCACAGaaagaaagaaggttcttgctctttcggGTCCTATAGGTTCTTCAGTTCTTGGTACTTCTAGCAAAGAAGTTACGTTCCCAAATTTGGATGCTGAGCCAATCCTAGCCTCGGCGGTTTCACTCGCCTCTCCTGAAGGTCAAATAAAAGCCAAACCGGCCTTGGCAACTAGTCAGTCCAAATCTATTTCCACTGAAGCTATGTCTGATCCATTTGATCATGATTCAGAATCCTTGCTATCTCCTGATGTGttgacacccaaggcaaagggcaaacgTAAGACCAAAGCTGTTGAAACGATGAAAGGGAAGAAGGCCAAAGTAGCTCAATCTaaaggtaccagctccatctttgattcatctcctttatctcgTTTTAAATTAAAGGCCAAAATCAATCCTCCTCCATGTACCTCATCAGAGGATGTCTCTCCCGAGATGGAAGACTCTCAGCCTGAGTTGGACCCTTCTTTGACCGAGCCAAATCCTGAAGTTCCTCTTGATGATTTGGCTgaggagactgaatctgaagaagacccatctGAAGCCTCTCCTGTTGCGTCTAACCCAAAAGGCACCACTCCATTGGCATTTCCCGAATTGTCTTCCAAACTTGCGAAGCAAAAAG TTTATGTTAGGGGTCTTTTGTATAAGTTTAGCCCGTCCGAAATTGCTAAGGCTCTCAATCTCGTCCCTgtggagattgatgattctattgaatTTGCAAAGGACCAAGTTTTGTCTGAACTGGTTG TCAAAGATGATCATCCTCCATCCACAACTCGGAAATTCAAAGGAATTAATCTTGCTGGTCCTGCTTCTGGCAATGTTGTGACCGACTCACCTGCTGTCCCAACAGATCTTGCTGCTGTCCAGACAGGGATTCAAAGTCTTTCTGACCGGTTCTCTCAAATGGAGGAGTCTTAG